The following is a genomic window from Amphiura filiformis chromosome 4, Afil_fr2py, whole genome shotgun sequence.
TGAACCTCTGTTAATATTCACAGATACACTTTAATTGGAAGCTACCGATTCCATCAGCATTTTGTTGCAAAATAGAAAAGTGGGATTCTGTTTGAATAGCTAGATTAAGGTGACTGTTCGCTCttagaaatgcattaattaaaagtgctgaaattattcatgcaagatatATATCAAGTACAGGCCTAcattttttggaaaggaaattagtGAAGAAATCTAAGCAcatatttggtgtaaaaacatcaattttggaaaaaatcatAAAAGTAACAACCATTTTGCCTCAAATTTTGGTAAACATGATATAGCAAAAGGGAAAATCAAAAATCCAACAAGTCTCTGTAACTTCAGACTGATGTGTCATGTTTATTCttgattttaatttctttttcctATTCAGCTACCAATGAGTGTAGCCCAAACCCATGTCTCAATGGTGGGTTCTGTGTTGATCAGACCAATGGTCATACATGTGTGTGTTTGGCAGGATTCACTGGCACAAACTGTGAAACAAGTGAGTATATTGATAAGACACATGGgtgtggtgggggagggggtggaTGTGTGTATGGCATGAAATTCACAACAAGTGTAGCCCAAACTCATGTCAGAATGGTGGGTTCTATGTTGATCAAACCAATGGTCATACATGTGTGTTAAGCAGGATTGACTGGCACCAACTGTGAAACAAGTGAGTATATTGATTAGACCTAATATGGGTGTAATATGTTGAGTTAGGGGTGTGGGGGGAGGTGTTTGGCATGATTTACTATAACATGTGTTTATTTAAATCACACTAATTGATGGTGGTTATTCTTTACCAATTCAGATGAGGATGAGTGTGCCACTACACCATGTTTGAATGGTGGATTCTGTACAGATGGAGTTAATACATTTACCTGTAGATGCCAAGCAGGGTTTACAGGCATCTACTGCCATATCAGTAAGTATAATCAAGGACGTGTTTCATTAATACTGATCTTAAATTGGATTTATCAATTTTTACTCACTTTTAAAGGTAGATGATCTAATCTTTTTGTCATATTGTGTTTCTGTCTTACAtggaggcctaccattaaaacaatctgaGTCCAATGGAGTTATATCACTCCAGTGGtttgatattagaagcaaaaatgtgcatAACAATGCCCAATAGAATAGAACATTCTTCTGGTATGTTACACCACTTCTGTTCACACCATCTTGGGCGGAAGCTATTTTGGGCGATAAATTTAATTGGGTTAATGAGAAAAatttgagctttcttctgatatcaaaatctcagttttgatgaggtAAGGGGTGGGGGAGAGGCTGTCGTTTGGCTCACCCACCTTTAAATCAGTCATAAAATTCATTGTAAGTTTTGTGCATTTTGGCCTAGAGTGGATTGATTGATAATGGAAAATGGCTACCACAATTACACATGCATTAATCCCTGTAACATTGAAGCACCCTACCAGAATATAATTGTGGCTGCTTGCATAGGTTCACCGTCGCCAAGGTACTATAAATTGGATATGATTCTCATCATAAAAATATTATGTCTTTTTGCTTAattgtggtcagcgacaacctgtaaagtgtgctgaggcttgtggatcaacgtctaggcgttgtgcctgtgtgtagtgcactataaatcactgcatgcGCTTTGCTTTTTTAATTGTTTGAACATGCTGATGTCTAATACACTAAAAATCAATAATTTTGTGTAATCATTTTAATTGCAGATATTGATGATTGTGTGCGCAGTCCATGTCTAAACAATGGCATATGTATCGATGGTGCTAATACATATATGTGTCAGTGTGCTCAAGGTTTCGATGGTGCTAATTGCCAAAATAGTAAGTAAAAATTTCAGGTACATTCAAAATCTTAAATCTCCACAAGTGGGTGTAGACTGCCATGGGGTTGACCTTTATCGTCTGATTTTATCAGTAACAAAGCATTCAAGACAACTAAAGTCAATTATTGTGAATTTGATTGTAGATATAAATGAGTGTTCTCCTAACCCATGTCTGAATGGAGGCGCCTGTCAGGATCTAGTCAATGGATTTGTCTGTACATGTTTACCTGGATTCATAGGAACTAATTGCCAATCAAGTAAGTATATCTTATGCTTGAATCATGTTGATTGAACATgtcgtcagcctactacgctaaTTACTTAAGTCATTTGGGATAAGTTTGAGAACAAAGtataaaatatggttcaagcatacatttaaacatatttattcatcaatctttgcaataatgatacaaattaaagcgaataatcagaaataatttgggtgattacataactgatgcatgcttcaTCCACATGATGATGGGATGATGTGATACTTTGGGGATAAGTGCTGTAAGTGCGCTTCTTAATTCACATACTTAACACATGTGGGATGGAAGTGCACCGTGTGTTGCCCATCCACATCCCACTCCAAGGAAGGCATATGGGGGAAGGGGActcttccagttaaaatccatacacctatacccccatggaagacttgacctgAATCGTCCACATGCAGGGGAGAGTGaacttcaaatgggtttacctgaatgggtgactccattttaaacagacatcccctgtgtgggagattaaggtcatgtcttcctatCCATTTGGGATGTAtagattttagatggaatagttTATTGTTTGTAGAATATAGTATGGTTTCGATTAGGGAAAGAAAAGTGGAGCTCCTGTTATCATAAGCATTTTGTTTACCAAATACAAAAATTAAACTCtaatttgaaatcaaaacaaaagatAAAACATAAATGACTATATTTGTTGGTGACATTTTGGTCATGTGTATATGATGTAATTAACTCTCTCCAAGCGGGTGTCGACtgaagacgacaagtttcaaattttttttaaaaagtcaaaaatttcagaaatgtgaattttcatgaccatatttggaatcagcatgaaaaatgcaataaaatgagtacaaacaagcctagtattggttcagtggttcttgagatagctcttgatattttgagacaatatttcaataattgaactttttccattgaagcgcatggctagcacgcagagcattaaaacaCCAATACACATGTGAATTTTcttcagatattgatgaatgtgcaaCAAGTCCATGTCAGAACCAAGGTGTGTGTCAGGATCAAGTCAGTGGATATACATGCTTTTGTCAAGCTGGCTTCACAGGGACTAACTGTGAAACAAGTAAGTTTATGAAGGATTTATTGGAGTGTTATTCAGAACTTAACCCTAACAGTGGATTTTTAAAGCACCTGTAATCTAGGCGTTAGCAGAAGTTTCTAAACTCTGAAAAAATCAGTCCATTATATGATAGCATATTGGCCTTTGAGCAGGAAAAGCACATAGCCTAACAATATTTGCCATCTGAAgcacaaattcatgtcatcattTCCCTGGACTGAATTTTAATACTTGAGTAGATACATGTAGATTACAAGGACTTTGCACCAACTTTCAATCAGAGAAGTGATTATTTTTCATCTCAAAGATCAGAGAGCATGATCTAtctgtgtttgcactcaaatattgagacaaataaagcaatCACACAAGAGCAATGATATGGGTTCTATAaaagagatcccaaggcttgaatATAAGGGAGTGATTTCTGCCCCACATGCTTGATTTTTTCTTTGGAGGGGTAAAATACATAAATGttatgttttgatatattattattaaaagactCTAAATTGATTGGCGACGGATATTTACAGCACACACACATGCTAAAACCTGGTTTGCAAGGTCTATTGTACTTGTCCTTTTGATCTTATTACTTTCCTCCGCCTCTTTTACTACACGCGGATGCTCTATGGTCGGTTGACTGACATTTTGGGCACTTGTGATTGTAGGCGCAAACTTGTCTGGTGCATGATGAGGTTTTATTGAACATAAAGCAGAATCTGTCTGCTGCTGCTGTACTTGCCCCTGattgacctcgaaatgacctggGGTTGAACCTGTTTCCGACTTGTGACCGAAACCCTCCTGACAGACCCCCCCTTGAATGAAGGGTCTATTTGTTAGGCCCCTCTCCGTCGGTACAGCAACATAAAAAGCCCAAAGTTACCCATCTATTGCCCATGACCTATTAGGTACCGCTTGCTGATGCATCCTGAATTGTTGGTCATACGAGCGCCAACCCCACCCCCAAATCTTGATTCTGCCGTTCTCTCCAAATTAGCATATTTGAGCATTTCCTGAACTCTATCCGGATGGGATTCTAAGTCGACTGAACAAACCACCAGAAATACATTCGTCCATGAGTGAATGGATGTTATCACTTTCTTGGGCTTATTACTTTTCcaaaaaatatttcccccttCATTGACCGTGAGAGCCACGCCCTGTTTTTCTAGATTCCATTGACTTGGGTCCATCTTTTCTAACAATAGAGCGAAGTCTACGTATTCCCCATTAATTATTTTGACTTTCATGCTTTCAGGCACTGTCATACCTAAAGGATTACAAACTAAGACTAGTGGTGTGAACCCCAACTGCTGTTGTTGAATTGCAGCATTATTCATCATAACTGAATTTGAATCCAACGCAGTGGATAAGGCCAAAGGATTTGGCACAATCGATCCACCATTGTTATGAGCAGGCTTACTACTACTGACACAATTACATGTACAACTATTAGTACTAGAGCTTGTTGCATTCAATGGCACGGTACTACTGCTCGTACTAGTAGTAGTATTGATTGTACTCGTAAACCCATTGTCAGTAGATGTGTAACAACTTGATCGTTTCACCCTCGACACAGTACTCGCGCTACTGACACCTAGGTTTACGCTAGCTATGCACAGGCCTATCATTATATGTACCTTGTAATAGCCTATCGGCCATTTACAATTCTTGCTGTACTACTACGGGTTCGGCAACTGGTACCACTGGTTCCGGCTGTTGTTCTTGTTGCTGCTGATTGTCTGGTATCACCACCGGCATCTCCTCTTGGTATACTGGCCTTTCTTGTTGCGGCTGCAAcccaacattatcatgattattatctgCTCCCATTCCCAGATTTTGACTCCTCGTCTGTCTGGTCTGTAGTCTGGTATTAGTAGACACCCGTGCCTGTGCACTCACACCTCCACGCCCACTCACGTTAGTTAGAGTTCTCAAATTCGCACCACGACCCCGACCTCTGGCTGGAGTTCTGTTAGTGGATTTCCTGTGGCCCATCTTCTTATCTTTATGGGTCTCCTCTATAAACGATGATAGCTGATGATGCTAGTTATATTTCCAAGCTTTCCCGTTATATCAGTTCTTTCTCagcatataatatatataaatatttgtagaattgtacatgtatttctcagcataaaaaatacaatataagaaGTTGTAGacttgtagtagaaaacaaaatttttgaGTTCGTACTGAATGACGACCTGATTGAGAATGAACCAGCAAACAAAAGGGCACCGGAGGCCCTGTGCATGCACACCCATGATTGGTCCTCCTGACCAATTAAggagtacactgcagtttttttagttatttggctaaaactggaaatgtatgtgaccagctccaacaaaacccggaacaagtcgccaggcatgtttttgagttataggcctttaaaaatgacattcccataaaaaatcaaattttggaattcctaatttcatgctatttgaccttgggactaagtggactttcaaatccttgaaagtacttattgaaaagaggtttatttaatcaataattaacagttaaACTATGATAAGCCCTATTCAGTGCTGTGTAAAGCAGGGAACTAATTAGCGCATTACTTGGAATATTAATTtatgaaaaatatcaaggtataatttacaaaattatccatatcttgaaaagtattgatgccatgtatataattttgatatcattttaaagctaattttcctgtgcttacatttttattcaaatcatgaaatgtcaaaaatgcgacttgttcttgATTTTGTCGGAACAGGTCACATATGGCCTTTGCTATTGCGCTTGCTGTAGGTATattgaataagaaattaataAGCAAAAACTATCATTGTATTGCATCAGAATGAAAAGAACAATAATAAGTAGATTTGTCACCTCCATTTAATTTCATCTATGTTTTCTAGGTTATTggtataattaaatatttttttgtcACTTTTATTACTTTTAATTCCAGGTACAAATACCTGTACTCCTAATCCATGTCTTAATGGTGGAGTCTGTATAGTAGAAGACAATGGCTTCACTTGTAATTGTCTACCTGGTTTCTCTGGAGCTACTTGCGTTATTAGTAAGTACTTCGTTTCGGTATACCTTCGAGAAGTAGCCAACTTAAATGGATACATTTAAACACATTCTTTTAGTGATCTTTGCTATGGGAGCAAGCAAATTGTTAACAAAATGGAATGTCCAGAAAATGGTGATTTTTGGCCAGATGCATTTTGGGTTATATTCAATAGCTGATACAATGATTGTCCCTTGGTATCATTGTATATTTCATTGGGCACAACTTCAAATCGCTTGTGTTTGCTCACAGCGGTGGCATAAGCATAGTGTGAGTGCAAAACAGTTGCCTAAACATGATGACGTCACTGCTACATGAGGGTTGAAAATGGTATATATAGTGTATGTTTCTAATTCCTGTAGTACAGGAGTTCTCAATTATATTTGCTTCCAGGCCACAGAGTGCCagtcaaatgttaaaaatatgtctTCAAGGGCCAAATACACCCTACGCAATGACCAACCACCATTAGTCAATGGGCCTGTTCTGGACATGCCTATTGAGAATCACTGCTTTAGTATGTTTGCCCCAGGTTCATTTGCAGGGTTTCTTCTCTCAAGCATTTATGCTGTAAGCGTGTAAATCAATTGCTGCACACACCATCTCTTACAAGTATGCAGCAGCACTTAGAAACACTCAGTTACCAAAATATTGATGCACGCTTGTACACCCgattaaatttgtattttaagaTCTTAGTTGATAATTTGAATGTGGTAGTTGGCAtacatcaactcaaatttctcggccatatactgcgtcttgaagacaacgagcctgtgaaagaatatgccctttatattccaccacatgggaagaggaaaccgggacagccgcgcacactgtacttacagtatgtacagcacctctttggagatactgaagggatgctgcctgctccgcagccgactgatgatgatgatgatgatgatgtcctaATGGTATTGgacaacatacatgtaaataatacTGTTTCAATAATTGTGGTTTGATTTCAGATTCTGATGATTGCAATCCCAATCCATGTTTGAATGGTGGCATTTGTCAGGATGTAGCTAATGGTCATATATGTACATGTCAACAAGGGTATACAGGATCTATGTGTCAAACAAGTAAGTATCATACTCCATTAATTGATTTTAATCttcatttaaaatttaataagAGCTGGTCTCTACACTTTCTTATTATAGAGCTGATCTGTCTCCCTTGTATTACTgtattttattagatcttattttgcctggggaacaaactcattggtccacactgatttcaagtttggcccaggggtcaaacaaaatacatcaaaatacaaaagaaatacattacaaaagaattacataccATGGATTTAACAATTAACATCATATAAGAACACACCAGAGAAGCACATCTGTGCTGGCCAGCTGCAGTGCAGCAGTGTCCGCAGGCTTCTATGACAGCCCGCAGACAGAGTCCGCACTGCAGCCGACCAACATGCAACAACCTGaagaattaaataattaaattgcacATTGATTTGAAATGGCTTGGTGTAGGAGCAATGGAACTTTAACATGGGCTGGCAATAGGTTAAAAGAGACCACACCTCTGGGTGTGAATTTTCTCTTAGCAGACTCGCTCTTACTAGGTGGGAAGACCAGGTTACCTTGAGACCCTGCTCTAGTCAGATGGCTGTGACTAAAGGCAACTGTGTGGAAATATTGCACAggggaaattatttgatatcagatggacattcttcgtattcataatgcaatttgataggtctgatgtgcttaattagaggttaataactcaagcatcggttatttggaggcattgtgaaaatctaaacattttgcctttggaaccgaggaatatcccgagggcgcagccctcgaggatattccgaggtccaaagcaaaatgtttagatttttcacaatgcccgatatataaccgatgcaaagttattaacctcattcataaccgctcactttgatcttttaactttacaaaataacacaaaattttctcaaaagtttgtaaaaataaacaattttacatcttccctttcccaaactcgatcaggctaaaacaaaacgaccaataacaaaagtgcgtatcagaatctgtgcaaatatggtagcgcgcaatccaaatacggcagccagcgctgagcgcagttcgttggacgctgtacggcgcacgcagaagtcaattgtgtgcgacattggaacaattacgcattttgcggtcaattgtgagatattaatgacctcgatttgcgttcgcgttttcacaaataataaaatatgattggatcgcacgcatcgcgtttattaatgaggttatgaatgtcccacaataaatactgtccaaacgttcttaccccaccccttaagccaAATGAAGAAGTTGTTTGTTATTTTCCATAGCAGAGATGAGCACTAATTCTTTTCCATTTTCCCATCACCAGATATTGATGACTGTGCAGCTGAGCCATGTGCTAACAATGGGTTGTGTGTAGATGGACTGAACTCTTTCACATGCCAATGCCCAGTAGGTTTCACAGGCAGAACTTGTTCAGAGAGTgagtataataataatacctgGGTAAGACATAGACTTTTGTGTTTATGTGTGTGAAAAACTCCCCTGTAGTGCACGACACACATCTGAATACCTAAATTGGTATTCTGCTATCTGCAATAGACCTTCTGCACTATATTTACTATACTTTCCAGTTAATATAAgtaaatttaagggggtactacacccctcgataaatttgagtctatttttgcatttttctcaaaaactaatgacACAGTGGTAACGAAAGTTaggtgtattataggggcaaggaatccaattactacactggaatttcagtgacccaagacaagtggtttgttatttatgataagaaataaggtaccgctatgatgtacctcatttcctatcatatttactgaaccgcttgtcttgagtcactgaaatttcagtgtagtaattggattccttgccccaataatatacttaacttttgttaatagtgtgttattagtttttgagaaaaatgcaaaaatagtcacaaatttaccacaggggtgtagtacccccttaaggtaggAAATTTGGTTCCCACATGTCGGTATAGAAAAAAATTATACAAGATATTCCCCCTCCAAGAGTACACCTTGATTTATATGAGTAAACTATACACATCCTAATGCTTGAAACCACAAAATATTTGAGTCGCTAATttgcattaattaattgatatcaaTTAGGCTGATTAGTTTAACCTTAATTTTAGGATTAAAAATTATTGCTAGCAAAAATTTCAACTCTGATTCCAACTTTTACCATTggaaaaattgtaaatgaatTTGATCTAAAATCTCCATTA
Proteins encoded in this region:
- the LOC140149577 gene encoding uncharacterized protein, whose translation is MIADDASTNTCTPNPCLNGGVCIVEDNGFTCNCLPGFSGATCVINSDDCNPNPCLNGGICQDVANGHICTCQQGYTGSMCQTNIDDCAAEPCANNGLCVDGLNSFTCQCPVGFTGRTCSESEYNNNTWTVNN